Below is a genomic region from Prolixibacteraceae bacterium.
AATGGTTATATAGATGATGAGACATTATATGAAATAAGATCTCGTTTAGAACAACAACTTTTTAATTGTATTTCGGAGAATCAAGTGCTAGATATTTTGATTCGTATCATAGCGGATACTATTGATATTGATAAACCGGCGATGCAATATCATGCTTCAAGATTACTATTGAGAATTGTGATGCAAGAAGTCCATGGTGGTGAAACTCCTTGTACATTGAAAACGCTCTACTCACGTAATGTTTCGATTGGGGTATATGATAATGCACTGATGGAAATGTATGATGAGGCTTCGTGGGAGGAGATTAATGCATATATTAATCATGAAAACAACCTGTCGTTTACCTATGCTGGGCTACGGCAAATGGTAGATAAATATCTGGTTCAAGATCGAATTCATAAAACACTTTATGAGACACCTCAAGAGGCTTTTATGCTTATTGGGATGTTCATGTTCATGAAAGAAAAGAGAGAAATAAGAAAAGGGCTAATTTTCTCTTTTTATGATGCCTTATCACAGTTTAAAGTCTCATTACCGACACCGATTATTTCAGGAGTAAGAACTCCATTACGTCAATTTAGTTCATGTTGTTTGATCGATGTTGGAGATACAACAGACTCTATTTTGGCTTCTAATAGTGCTGTAGGATATTATACTGCACAGCGTGCTGGTATTGGCCTTAACTTTGGACGGATTCGAGGAAAAGATGCTAAAATAAGAGATGGATCAGTGGTTCATACAGGGTTGATTCCATTTATGAAGATATATGAATCTACGACCAAAAGCTTTACTCAAAACTCTATCCGTGGAGGCGGATCTACAGCCACCGTTCCATTCTTTCATTGGGAAATAGAACAGTTTATTCGCTTAAAGAATAATAAAGGGAATGAGGAGAATAGGGTGAGGCGAATGGATTTCTCTATTGCATTACACAAAGTGTTTAGAGAGAGAGTTAGAGAAGATCAAATGATAACTCTATTTTCAATGGAAGAGTGTGCACCTCTTTATCAGTCGATGTATGGTAAAGATGTGGATCATTTTAGAGATGTATATGAAGCTTTTGAAGCTAGGTTGGACATTCGTAAAAGAGAGGTGTCTGCGAGGGAGTTGTATGTTGCGATAATACAAGAGCGTTTTGAGACAGGTCGGATATATATATTGAATGCAGATCATGTAAACAGTCATAGTTCTTTTTCGAAACCAATATATATGAGTAATCTTTGTCAAGAAATAACCCTTCCAACCTCCCCCATTCAGTCGGTTGATGATACGAACGGTGAGATTGCGATGTGTATCTTGAGTAATATCAATTTGGGCAAGATTGACTTTATAGAAGAACTAGATGACTTAACACGACTACTGGTAAGATTTCTTGATAATCTTATAGATTATCAAGAGTATCCATTGTTGTCAGCGGCTAGGGTGACTCAGAAAAGACGTAGCTTAGGAATTGGGATTTCTGATCTATTCCATTTCTTAGCAAAGCAAGGAGTGGAATATGATAAGAAAAAAGCAAGAGATCTTGTTCACGAATATATGGAGAGGTTTCAATATGGGTTGATTAGATCTTCTATGTTATTAGCCAAAGAGAAAGGGATGGCAGAAGGGTTTCATGAAACGATGTATTTCTCGGGAGTATTTCCAATAGATAGTTACTGTCGTACCGTGGATCAGCTGCATGAAGAGGGCTTGAAGTGTGATTGGAGTAAACTGAGGGAAGAGGTTAAAAGATATGGGATGCGTAATACGACTTTAAGTGCTATTCCACCAGCAGCATCTAGCTCGATAGTCTCTAATTCCACCGCAGGTGTAGACCCTCCGAGGATGCATATGACTACTAAATTAAGTAAGCATGGTCCTTTGGTACAGCTATTGCCTGATATTGAGAAATATTACTCTAGTTATTCCCTTGCTTGGGGAATCTCGAATGCTTCGTATATCAAACTTATTGCAGTAATTCAGAAGTTTATTGATCAAAGTATTAGTACCAACATGTATTATGATTTATCGTTGTATGAGAATGAAAGAGTGCCGATTAGAGAGTTAATAGAAGATGAGTTGACAGCCTATAAGTATGGATTAAAAACACTCTATTATTTAAATACTCATGACGGTTCTGGTAATGAAATGGAGAAGGTAGAGAGTTCTTGTTCTGGTGGAGCTTGTGAAGTATAACTTCCATCAAATGTTGCATTGTAATAATGAAAGAGATGGAGAAGAATAGAATAAAGTGTTCGCTTTATGATAGCGAATCGATTGATTTTACTACAACGAAGATGTTTTTTGGAGAGGGGCGTAATCTGCAGCGTTATGATGTACAGAAGTATCCTTATTATGACCAAATAACACAACGAATGATGAGTTACTTTTGGCGACCAGAAGAGGTTTCTCTACTACGCGATAGTAGTGATTTTCAGAAACTCACAGAACATGAATCATTTATATTTACGGAGAATATAAAGTACCAAATATTATTAGATAGCGTTCAAGGTCGTTCCCCTATACTTACTTTTGGTCAAGTCGTTACAATTCCTGAGTTAGAGGAGGCGATAAATGTTTGGGGCTTTTTCGAGAATATCCATTCGATGAGTTACTCTTATATAATTAAAAACTTATATGATGCTCCTTCTGAGGTGTTTGATGAGATCATGATAAATGAGATGATCAAGGTAAGAGCTGAGGATGTTACGAACTACTATAACCAGTTTTATGAATCACTGGCTCTTTATCATGCAGAGAGTGTCGATGAGGGGGGATTGAAGGTATCGGATGAGAGATTGAAGCGTGAGTTATACCTTGCATTAGTTTCGGTTAATATATTGGAAGGCATTCGATTCTATGTGTCTTTTGCTTGTTCTTTTTCTTTTGCTGAGCATCAGAAGATGGAAGGGAATGCTAAGATATTAAAGCTTATTGCTCGTGATGAAAATGAACATTTGGCATTAACGCAACGAATTATAATGGACTTAAGGGAGAAAGAAGAGGAAGGTTTTAGTGATATCGTTCATTCTCTTGATCATGAAGTATACGAAATGTATCGTAGTGCAATAGCGCAAGAAATTGAGTGGGCTGAACATCTTTTTAAAGGAAAGACTGTGATTGGTTTAAACAAAGAGCTCTTAGTTCAATATATGCATTATATGGCAGATCGTAGGTTGCATGCAATTGGTCTACAGCCTATCTATGGTGAGACAAAGAATCCGTTAAAATGGATGAAAAATTGGTTGCGCAATGATCATGTTGAGGTATTGCCTCAAGAGACAGAGATCTCTTCGTATGTTGTAGGAGGTGTGGACATGAACTTTAAAGAGGTAACTTTTGATTTTGAATAGAGTCAAATGAGAGGTTCTTTCTTGAACCTCTCATTTGTTTCACTCGGCTAAATTGATTTGATAAAACACACTTTGCCGTTAACCTCTTCTTCCTTAAAACCTACAGATTTATAATACTTATGATAATGTTCCGCTGGAGGTACTGCTTTTACCGTTTTAATACCTTTGTTTTTGTACACAGAGTCTTTATTTCCAAATAGATATTTACCTGTTTTAAAGTCTCTATATGCGGGAGTGGCATAATCTAATTTCAAGTCTAATGTGTCTCCTTCAATATTTCCAATACAGAATCCAGCAACTGACATATCTCTTAGAATAAGTACGATAGATTCATCTTTTAAGGGGGTGTCTATTTCGGGGTATTCTTTTAGAAGTTGTTCTCTATAGAACTTAAGACATCCCTTAAAGTAGGGATCATTTCTGTCTACTTCAAGTGTCGTGAAATAGTCATCTTTTGTGTACATTTTAAAAAGGAATACAATGTTTACTCCAACAATGAATGCATTTACTAGAGCGATTGGATATGCTTCAATCATAAATCCATAAATGGTGAATATAAGGGAACCAACCATATTAAACCATCTAAGTTTAATCATAGATGTCATGGTAAGTGAAATAGCGACAATCACTGAAGCTAAATATCCAGCCCATTCTACTAGGTTTATTGTGTCCATAGGTCTTAAATTTTATTAGTTTATATAGTTCTTTCGTTCATGGTTTTTGAGAGAAAGTGACGCGCAAGTAATAGAATTTTAATAATTTAAAAGATGAGTGTTGTCATAGAACTAAATATTCTCTTAGATATTAG
It encodes:
- a CDS encoding ribonucleoside-diphosphate reductase subunit alpha gives rise to the protein MMDVKIVRFSGEITDYEWCVWKDIILSNGYIDDETLYEIRSRLEQQLFNCISENQVLDILIRIIADTIDIDKPAMQYHASRLLLRIVMQEVHGGETPCTLKTLYSRNVSIGVYDNALMEMYDEASWEEINAYINHENNLSFTYAGLRQMVDKYLVQDRIHKTLYETPQEAFMLIGMFMFMKEKREIRKGLIFSFYDALSQFKVSLPTPIISGVRTPLRQFSSCCLIDVGDTTDSILASNSAVGYYTAQRAGIGLNFGRIRGKDAKIRDGSVVHTGLIPFMKIYESTTKSFTQNSIRGGGSTATVPFFHWEIEQFIRLKNNKGNEENRVRRMDFSIALHKVFRERVREDQMITLFSMEECAPLYQSMYGKDVDHFRDVYEAFEARLDIRKREVSARELYVAIIQERFETGRIYILNADHVNSHSSFSKPIYMSNLCQEITLPTSPIQSVDDTNGEIAMCILSNINLGKIDFIEELDDLTRLLVRFLDNLIDYQEYPLLSAARVTQKRRSLGIGISDLFHFLAKQGVEYDKKKARDLVHEYMERFQYGLIRSSMLLAKEKGMAEGFHETMYFSGVFPIDSYCRTVDQLHEEGLKCDWSKLREEVKRYGMRNTTLSAIPPAASSSIVSNSTAGVDPPRMHMTTKLSKHGPLVQLLPDIEKYYSSYSLAWGISNASYIKLIAVIQKFIDQSISTNMYYDLSLYENERVPIRELIEDELTAYKYGLKTLYYLNTHDGSGNEMEKVESSCSGGACEV
- the nrdB gene encoding ribonucleotide-diphosphate reductase subunit beta, which encodes MEKNRIKCSLYDSESIDFTTTKMFFGEGRNLQRYDVQKYPYYDQITQRMMSYFWRPEEVSLLRDSSDFQKLTEHESFIFTENIKYQILLDSVQGRSPILTFGQVVTIPELEEAINVWGFFENIHSMSYSYIIKNLYDAPSEVFDEIMINEMIKVRAEDVTNYYNQFYESLALYHAESVDEGGLKVSDERLKRELYLALVSVNILEGIRFYVSFACSFSFAEHQKMEGNAKILKLIARDENEHLALTQRIIMDLREKEEEGFSDIVHSLDHEVYEMYRSAIAQEIEWAEHLFKGKTVIGLNKELLVQYMHYMADRRLHAIGLQPIYGETKNPLKWMKNWLRNDHVEVLPQETEISSYVVGGVDMNFKEVTFDFE